The Labrus bergylta chromosome 14, fLabBer1.1, whole genome shotgun sequence region TTAACTTCTCCCAATTCATTATGGCCGACTAAAGATGACCGAGAAGATTACAAGCTACCatttcaacacaaaaaaaagccatcATCTTAAATCTCAGTAGAATATTAAACAACAAGAGGATAACAAAGCGTTAAACAGGTTGAAAGACATCAGACTGACTCAACCTGGACCTCTAACTTGTCACATCTGAGCTGATCATTTTCACAAAATAGGACTTCTCAATCCCAGAGAGATTTGAGTAATTTGTTGAAACAAGGCCACCTTTTCCACAGGGATGAAACTATGTGGGCCAGCAAAACCAAAGTCCTCAACACTCGAAGATATTCCTCAGTAATCTTCACTGTGAGTTGATATTCTAGTCTGCCATTTTACTTGTGTTGTTATAACGATTAACAGCAACAACATCCATCTGGAGACAAAATATATCATTTGATTAGAgttaaatctgtttgtttcGTAAGACTTCTTATCTGCCTACACTGTCTTGTGAAGAATACCATTATTCACAAGCAATGTTAAACTATTTAGCCAAATGGGTACAGTCATCACAATAACAGAGAcaatctttttctcttttaacttACCTTTTgtatccacaaaaaaaaacctaaaccaTCAACACTTGTGGGGTCTGAAGTTATTCTCCTCTTCCAGTTGTAAGTTCAAAACTGAACTTCAGCAAACGAGGAAGAGAAAATGATGAAGACGTTGacccaaaatgaaaaaaagccaCTCTTCTTTCTCATCAGTCATTTGTGATGAAAAAGGAAATTGGCATGCCTCTACTCCTCTGGTGCTGCGATGACACTGTATCAGTGCAGCGAGATGGTTTTCATTTCTTGGATTCCCCCGATGGAAGAGCCCCAAAACAACTTGGATTCCTGCTGACAAGTGGTTCAATATTGAGTTACATCCGCAGATCACTGTTCCCAAGACTATCCTGCTCACATGTCATAAAATAGTTCACAAGTTGTTCTCCCAGTCTAGCCTACTTCTACATCTGCTTTATGGCTTCTATCAGTTTCCACTTTGAGTTTTACTCCTGTCATGCTTGGTAAATTTAGGAGCTACCTCGAGTGTTTCAGGGAGCCAGAGAGCCACGAGCCTTTCATGCCTCTTCTCTCACAGCTGACAGTCTATGTTAAGGGTGTTTCGAAAAGCCCTGACAATCCACGCTGAGCTGGACCAGATGAGAAGAATGACAGGCACTCATAgatgagagagtgaggaatgatcCACATGGGCAGCCCCACCCTCTGGGATCACATTTCCTTTAGCTAGAAACCAGGCCTGGCTGCTCACTCACAGAAAACTCTGGaagacagcgtgtgtgtgtgtgtgtatgtgtgtttgagtttctgTTAATATGagtgctttttttctgcataacaGTGTTTGTATGACATGTGACAACCCTGATTTAATACTGAAAATGAAGGCCTGCAGAACTAAAAAACACTGAACCAAGAACATAAAAAAGAGGATCTTCAACAGAGACTTTATTTGCAACCATTTACAGTACGAAAAAAGTGACTACCAGTTTACTTAAATTGGGATTCCAAAAATTAAGGAAGGGAAAATGATAGGGAGTGCAGAGCCTTTGACTGTGTCTGGGTCCATGCATTGGTAAAATGCAGCTCTTGCACAGACTGCTGGGAAAGAGCACTGGCGTCTTGAAGATGAGCAGGTGGCAAATACCACCGATGTTTATGAAATAGTCAGAGTCATGCTGCCTTAGCAAGACTTCTCTGTCTGCTGATACTGAAGTCCAAATTGTCGATAATTGTTAATATTTCATACTTCTATTGTCTTTAAAGTGGACCATACGACAAGTAAACTGTAGTGTCTACACAAAAGATCAccttcaaagaaaatgtttctgtgcTTATATTGGTGGACACCAGTGATCGAGTTGATTGAGCCATTACAAAGCAGAGGCAGGTGCATTTTAAGCTATAGGCTGGTATATTCAGAGACCACTGAAACCTCTTAACGTCCACACCAGTGTGAGTCTGAATCAATGCAGAGAAATAGGTGCAGCACTGAGCCTGTGGGTTATGCTTCCATTAGTCCTGATGGAGCCCGGAACCCGAGATAACGGCTCTAATCTACTTTGAAGGAATTAAAGCTGGAAGTCGTAGACGGCAGGCCGAACCAAGAATGCACGGTGGAGATCACACAGCAGCAAACTACAACAGATGATGGATTTGAATCAGACAGAGAATAAAGACGACTGAAATGTTGGGGATTTTAAAGAATAGAGTTGTCTTTGCAGATTAGACAGGAAGTTGTCAGTTTATTCTTTTatagatgaaataaaataatacaataacaaTAACCATGTGGGTTATTTCATATTTGAAATAACCCACATGGTTATAGTgttcaactggtgggtcgggacccaaaggAGGGTCTCGCCTtcgttttctgtaaatgtttgtctgataaaaagaaatcaatagataactttttaaacatgtttttgttccatttcttaAATTCTGTCACGTGTTTTGTATCATCTgaagtccaaactgcacaatctgtaattaaataaatctgattggttgaaaaatatcagaagttTGGGGTCATGACTTTTCATGGAGTTTGTGGTGGGTCCACCTGCTTCAAAACTCTTAAAAACAAGGgtcttttgttttaaacataatgtaaaaaattaaaacttCAAAGTTCAAAACAAAATTTGAACTTCGTCTTCAAATCAAGAAGAAATCAGCAGGCTGCTGTTTATATCTTCTCATGTGCTTGGTTAACAGTTTAGGGAAATTACAGACACCAAATGTGTCATGCTGAAAATGTCTCAATATATTAAACAATAACTTGTAGTACTAGTAACTAGTAACATGGCAAAACTTGTGTGGCAAGGGCAATTTCATTTGATCTGTGCCTCAAATATGGCTTCAAGGAAGTGTTTAATGTGCAATGTGTGCACCACCTAGAGGTTAGAGTCTTTCACATAAGGACTCTTGTTGTAACTAGACTGTTTGTAAAgggtgtaagatttaaaaaatagtaATCCTACTtcccttttttccttttaagcTCAATCAATCAAGTCGAGTTTGAAGCTTTTGGAAGAAGGACAAAGACTACAGATGAGTAGCAAAGcaacttcaaaatgaaaaaaaacacacatcatggTGTGACACATTACTGACAATATAAATGATATTTTTCAGGTTAGGCCCTTTGTTCTTCCACTCTCTATCTGCTAAATGAGTTTGATTTGACGTTGATTTGATCGCTGGGCAGAGGCTCAGACATTCAAACAACACTCCTTTAgtcatttctttacatttatttcaggaGACAGTAACACACATTGATAGAATAGTGAAACATCTGTTACAACACAACCCTAACAGCCaacattcattcacatttttacacataACATCAAGTATATATAGTTCACAACATGACTATCACACTGAAGAGGTACGAGGTGGAAGAACTCCTTGAACCCCCTGATATGCAGCAACTGTACATCTGTCAATTTACACGGACATGTTCCCACTTGATAAATAATCTGGTATGTTCACTGTCACATCGGggcaaaagaaaacagctcCTCCACTCTTTGTTGCAGCTTCTTGTTAAGTGCAGGTACAGCACATGATTGGGGCCCACTGGATTTAACCACAACATGATGATGTAGTGATCAAGTAAGTACTTTACAATGGGCTGATTGAAGGTGTTGctacattaaaagaaaaacactataAATATGAGGGTGTCTTCGGGGATTccagtattttgtttttgaccTAGATGAGTCAAAAATCATTTCTATTTTGTGCAGGAAATGGAATGTTTAGAGGTACGTAAACACAAGAATAAAATGAGTTCACATGACTGAGGCAGACATTCAGAACACGGGCCATTTAATCTGCACTATGTTGCACTGCACTGGGATTGTTGGAAGAGGGACTGAGAGGTAAGGACGCTCATTCCTCCAGGGTCCTGAAGGAGTTCTGCATGTCCTCGTGCAGCTGGGCGAACTCTGCTTTGATCTTAGCTTCTCCATCTTTCACAGGGTCCTGAGGAAGCCATCGGACAGAAGACAGAGAATCGATTATTCATTCAAACTGCtgaccaaataaaaaaagcactCAAGTGTTTGACACAAAAAACGAGGAGCAGTCGTGTACCTTGAACTTCATGGAGCTGATTTTGTACAAGGTCTCTCCCATGTGCTCCCTGATCATGGCCCAGGTGATTTTGTTGTCACTCTGTGCTGTGGTCTCCACCGCGTGTCGGGCCATGTCATAAAAAGCGATCATGTTTGAGAGGATGCCAACAGTTTTGTAGAAAGGGCAGAACCTGTGTGCAGGGAAAGAAGAAGTATGTGTGAAGCTCAGAGGTTCTGTAATCATCAAACAGGGAGAAACTGTATCCCTAACTTACTGCCCACATGATGTCATTAATGACATCACTGTAGCTATGGCTACAGCTCCTTGAAATCTTGGTGTCAGCAGATTTGACAATTTTACcaaaattaattgaaatagaGAAGATGGAAGACCTTCTAAATGGATGAAGATATGCGTTTTATGTTTAATAAGTTGTTCTTTCCTCACCTGTCGTATGGGGTGTAGCCGTTCTGCTGCAGGAAGTCATCCTTAATGAGCTTCGCAACTTCTAGAGTGATCTTATCGGTCTCAGCGAGAGAAGCctgtgaacaaaataaaaaagaggttCAGTTCACTTTACTTTGTCAGACCTGTTAACCTGAAAAAATAATGCTGGGTGAAGATGCTTACAATGTCAATAATCAGTCCTATACCTCTTAGAGGAGGAGCCTCTTTCAAGTCAAATTAGATGCATCATATGCATTAATTAACCTGCTGTTAGAATATGGAATGAAACGTATGAAGCAAGTCATTAGCTGTATGTTGCCAAAGTTTTTCTAGAAGTAATACTAACTTAggtattcacttttttttctaaccttAGACCTTTtgcattttataaaaacataaacattttgggcgctggtagcctagtggttttgttgcatgccccatgtacagaggctatagtcctcgttaCAGTGACCAGGGGTTTGAACCCGACCTTGGCACTTTGCtgccccgctctctctctcctcccaacattttctgtctctcttcagctgtcatatataataaaggcaaaatatgGCCCAaagcatttcttaaaaaaaatcaataaaaaaacatccttcaAAGCGACTGAGCCTCATACACCTGTTAACAGTTAACTTCACCTCATGGAGGTCTGACAGATGGAACATTATCAATGGGATGGGTGCAGGTTGCAAACAGGATGCAGCATTATTGTATGTTAACAGGAGAGATACTTTGTTTGAACATGTAACCTGTAAAGACTGATCATCTGAAGTATTAGAGCTCTTTGGAGGAAGTTTATTTAGACTTTGGCACCCcactgtggacaaagcagtagcTCTGATCTATTCACTGACTTTGTTCCAGTACAtttgtaagtattgtttttaaaaacaaatatcgTGCTGGTTTTTTAACACTCAAATGTCTggaaaatataagaaaaaggCTGCTTCGATAAAGTGATTAGACATCACTACCTGTCGGCAGAGGTTTTAGacatcacaaataaaatagaaataatcaGTGTTCATGCCGATGGTCTCATTTGTGTTTATCGCTCATAAAGACGCTTTGTTATTAACTGCAGTCCTTTGAACAGCCGGCTGAGCTTCAAGTCATTTTTGGGGCCATGGTTTTGTCATATCAGTTTATTTAGACTTATCTGGCCTCACCTTGCCAACCAGCTGCACGATTTCCGCcaggtcctcctcctcctgcaggatcTCTTTGGCTTTTGTACGGAGAGGAACAAACTCTGGGAAATGTTTGTCATAATATTCATCCAAAGCTCGTGTGTACTTGCTGTAACTAATCAGCCAGTTTACAGAAGGGAAGTGCTTCCTCTGAGCCAGCTTTTTGTCCAATCCCCAGAACAcctaaaaagaagaaaggataTGACACAACCTAGGTATGGTGTGTAAAACAGAAACTTAACCTACAAGGGGAAattatgaaaaatgtttgaatgaagAGCTGGAGAGCCACAGCCATGTATTTACCTGGACAATTCCCAAAGTGGCTGATGTGACAGGGTCTGAGAAAtctccaccagggggcgacacaCTAAGAGGGATTACAGCATTCAGAGAGCCTGATTATTAAAAACTAAACTTTCATGCCtaggttttttttgggggggggggagaggctGTTACAGAGGAATTTAAAAGCTTATCATAAgcttttaaagactttttcaaGACTCCCGGTTTTGCCTAAATCTCAAACAACCACATAGAACCAAAAGTTACAACCTGTAACGGGTAGTGAAAGAATTTTTCTCCACCAAATGCAGCTTCATCAGTTCAACATGCTGTGTAGCTACGAGAAATTCTGATGTGGGTgtagtttactttttttttttaaaaaggaggtagttatCCGACAGTATATCACATAGGTGCAGGGCCgtgcaaaaacagcagattGAGGAAAGACatacttgctcaaatgccacaaaaagtttaaattcatCACAATCACAACGTGTCGACCAGAGGTCAAAAATGATCGCCTGAAGAACTCCTCCCTAATTCTGTAGTTTACTGTTAAACATTCATTGGTGTTAAATGTTCACTTACTGACAAAAATAAACCTGCACCAAAATGaaagttaaatgtttaaagacCGGGGTGGCATTGTGAATAACTCACGCTCCAACGATGCTGACACTGCCCTCCCTCTCTGGATTTCCCAGACACTTCACTCGTCCAGCACGCTCATAGAAAGAGGCGAGCCTAGCACCCAGGTAAGCAGGATATCCACTGTCTGCACACAAAGACATACACAGCGTTGACTGGCTCATGTCGCACTTTTACAACATTGTTGCTCATAataaagaacacacacatctcagATAAATGGCATCTTTATCTTACCAGCAGGCATTTCAGCCAATCTTCCAGAGATTTCTCGCAGAGCCTCGGCCCATCGAGATGTCGAGTCGGCCATCATGCTCACATTATAGCCCATATCTCTGAAGTACTCGGACAGTGTGATCCCTGCAGAGGTGATTTTGTTCAATTTAATGAAGCATTTATGCGAAGTTTAAGGACTTTGAAGTTATTTCATACAGAAGAACAAAGCTTCATGTTTACTACTTCAATACCATTCAGAATGGCATTTCAGGGCATCTAAATTGGTTTTAACATTTGTAAAGCAACACGAAAAGGAAAGTTCACTGAATTTaacttatttttcagtttaaagttgTATCTTCAAGAAAAACCAGTAGACTGTTGTCTATATGGTTTTGTAGTTAGTACCTGTATAAATTGAGGCCTCTCTGGCAGCCACAGGCATGTTGGATGTGTTGGCAACCAGAGCTGTTCTCTTCATGATGCTCTCCACCTTACCATCAACCTCCATGGTAAGCTGTCGGTCAAGAGACAAATATTTAATTCACTTTCATTCATATTTCTCTCCATGTTGAAACATCTGAAGATAGAAAAGGGCCTGTGACTCAGGAAAGTCCACAGCCAATCTCAGAGATGATAAATGAGACATTTACCTCAGGGAAATCTCTCAGCACCTCAGACATCTCATTTCCACGCTCTCCACAGCCGACATAAACAATGACATCACTGTTGGAGTACTTGGACAAAGACTGCGAGATCACGGTCTTTCCACAACCAAAGGCTCCTGGAATAGCGGTGGTGCCACCCTGCACACAGctacacagaaagaaagagtgtACCAGTTTCATTTGCAGATTATTTTCACACAGCACAGAGTGAACCGTCACCACCTCAAGACTCGCTCAATAAAAGGGGTACAAGCCCGAGTAAGAATGCCTTCAGAAGcacaataaaagacaaaatattaaGCTTTcaaagatgagagagagaatTTAGACTTGTTCAAGTACTGCAggttaaagattttaaaaccaaaTCTACCTGAAGAACCAAACAAAGTAACTGTGACACTGTTAAAggcaaataaaaaagtaatacaGGTAGGGTAATATCACAGATGTATCGAGGACTGGCGACCACAAGCAAGACCAGCACACGCTATGTTAGAATTAAAttagtgcaaaaacaaacatatatagAAGACTTGcataacatacagtatgtaccctacagctaacagctaacagcgAGAAATGGCTTAGTTTGTTGAGGAGATACATGACTGAATAAAGATGTCCTGCCAACACAGCTGGAAAACAactgtttagtgtttttagGTGTGCAGGAAAATGAGTGCCAAAAAGTTCTGCTGAAAGGACGACTCACGGGAAAAGAGCGTCCAGAACTCTCTGACCAGTCAGCAGTGGGTGATTAGCAGGTAGCTTCTCTGTGACAGGGCGGATCTGTCGTACCGGCCACACCTGCACCATGGTGAACTTCTCCTTCACACCTTCAAACTCCAGCTCCAAAACAATATCCTGAACGCACGAAGATCAGAAATCAGTTTCACAGAGAAAAGTTGATCAGACGAAAAAGAGCGTTCAGCTTCCCGAGCAACACTCACAGAGATGTCATAGTTTCCCGGCGGGGCGACGTAGGTGACAGTGCCTCTGTTGCGAGGAGGAAGCATCAGCTTGTGCTTGATTAGGGAGTTTTCAAACACCATGCCATAGATGTCTCCACCTGTCACATGACTCCCAACCTGAAGAAATAAGGTGAAATTAGTCTGAACAGTCCCGCTGGAGAGATTCTAAAAGACGACACCACTCTGAGATTGTACATTTCTTACCCGCAGACTCTGGACCGGGTTAAACTCCCACTTGCTGTCTCTGTTAAGAGCACCGATGTTTACTCCTCTGGGGATGTAGATACTTTGAGTGAGGTCATTGATGTCCTTCAGAGGACGCTGGATACCATCAAAGATGGAGCCCATGATCCCCGGTCCTAGCTCTACAGAGAGCGGTTTTCCAGTCCTAAGAACAGGGTCACCGACGGACACAccagctgtaaaaaaataactagTTAAGGGAAAACAAAGAATGCTGCAAAGAAATTCAATTAagctttaaatgtgtcttttgttACATTCATTGTGTAAGTTTAGGTTTATGGAAGATCTTAACATGTTCTGCTACATGTTTTACAACACTGCCACTGAAAGGATACATGTCTCCTCGTAGACCTGGATAGTTGCCATGTCTCCCTCCAAACGGATGATTTCTCCCACCAGTTCACTGTGACCCACGCGAACCAGCTCGTACATGGCCGCTCCTGCCATTGCAGTCGCTGTCACCACTGTCGACGGGACAAAATTGAAGAAAATTGTTAGTCAAGGATTGTTCTGAAAATCTCAACACATTCACATAATCTAACtaatgctttgtttgtttgcttgttttaacGTTGCCCTTTAACCACGAGGTCATCGTTAGGGCAATGCTGCAAATACATTTCAATAATATAAAGACAGAAGAAGGGATATGAATCATACCTGGTCCAGAAACCCCGTGAACATATCCAAACTCTCCTTCTCGGTCCTCATCCCGGATCTTCGGAAGTTTTGACGTGTCCATCTTGATAGTTTGTGTGCTTCAAAAATATCTGAAAAGGAAAATATTAAAGACACAGTTACTTCCAGGTCATTAatgcacatgtcactccgctgttcatctccttacactggctcccagttactgctcgcatcaaatttaaaactctgctgcttgcttacaaaacagcgacaaaaaaacggctcctccttactttaactctctgatcctgGGCCCTTttcgaatagccacagttcagtatgcagtacgtactattcagtatggagtttcagtataatgaactttcgtggtcattcagtatgctttttttgggtccacctcagtatactgaacatttcagtatggatactaacttccgggttttatgcagtatggatcggatgcgtgctttcaggaaatgaattgtgttttaccacccacaatgctgtgcgaaattaaacgtaaatcctcacttcacgtccgcctccaaatcaaaacaaacgagcgtggatttaTTGAATCAATTTTTCATCTtaactgaaatcactactttaaattaacaacagacaatataacaaatatctgcattattataaaacctttccccctctatttaaataatgatttcactatttaaatgagtctttattggtttattttatattctgtatattactgtctttcatttgtactttcctttatgtactgtatgttatttagttatttaatctgccttttacttgatttatattgtgatattgtttttttgtttacctgactgtatatgagcattactcttcttgaataaagctaaacaaaaccccccccccaaaaaacgggtgaatgcggccggttcaggAAACGTAAAtaacgtcacttccatactgaatgaatcagaagaagtaggaacaaatatctgcctactgtgcgcgctTACTGAATAGTGGGTACTAAAccgtatacagcacggatagtaggtactgtctactgacagattgagtatgtacttggcaattcggatacggcccaggtctacactccctcccacccactacgctctgccaatgaaaggcgtctgatccaaccttcacaacagggtcctaagtctctgactagactcttctcctctgtcgccccccggtggtggaatgaacttccaaactccattcgatctgcagagaccctctgcacctttaagaaaaagctaaagacccagctctttcatgaacacctactaaCCTAAggatgatggtttcgatatcattgatgatgatgatggttgtgactaaggtttttgtttgataatgatgacttataagatggtttctatactgattagagctcttgccctcaatgttgtgctttgcctctggtcacttcctgtcagcacctgtgtgtccaatcagactcacagctgatcgtttgctcttactgacattgttcccttttttttcatagatccttgcttgtgttgttcttactctctgatgtacgtccctctggataaaagagtctgctaagtgaattgtaatgCTGAGTACACTCAGCAAACAAACCAACGCCATGAcgcaacacagacacacagtgtaCTACTTCATGTTGGCTGACAGTAAACCAAGATTTACAGTTACAGCTGATTCTGTGACGCAAAATGTTCGCACTTTTTTAGGGCTTTTTGCAGCATAAATTGAAATACGACACAACCGAGAAACATCACGATGCTCTCTGTGAAATGAATGTCAGTCAGGTAAACAAGCCGACTCTGCGCAGAGGCTGCTTCACCATTACATGGATTTAACCTCACTGGGGTAAAAAGATAAGGTCACAAATGTGTGACCGCAATTCATCGGTGAGGATATACTCGCTAGACAGATGgtagcacagtgtgtgtgtgtgtgtgtgtcactacacacacacacgtagcaAAGCTGATTTGTACGAGTGCAGGTCAGGAGCTAGCGGACACTGGCTGCTTACGTCATCAACACCTGCAGGTAAAGCTAACGCTAACGCTAACTCAGCAGGATTAAAATCTCAAACTGTTATAAATTCAACACATATTACCTTTTCTTGAGAAGCAGTTCTGCAGGTTTCTCTTACGTAGACGTGCTGAGGAGGAGCTTCGCTGTGCTAATCACCTGCCAGGCACCGGACTGTCACGGGAAGTAAACATCTCCATTGTGGCTCAAACGATCCCCCC contains the following coding sequences:
- the LOC109983590 gene encoding V-type proton ATPase catalytic subunit A, with translation MDTSKLPKIRDEDREGEFGYVHGVSGPVVTATAMAGAAMYELVRVGHSELVGEIIRLEGDMATIQVYEETSGVSVGDPVLRTGKPLSVELGPGIMGSIFDGIQRPLKDINDLTQSIYIPRGVNIGALNRDSKWEFNPVQSLRVGSHVTGGDIYGMVFENSLIKHKLMLPPRNRGTVTYVAPPGNYDISDIVLELEFEGVKEKFTMVQVWPVRQIRPVTEKLPANHPLLTGQRVLDALFPCVQGGTTAIPGAFGCGKTVISQSLSKYSNSDVIVYVGCGERGNEMSEVLRDFPELTMEVDGKVESIMKRTALVANTSNMPVAAREASIYTGITLSEYFRDMGYNVSMMADSTSRWAEALREISGRLAEMPADSGYPAYLGARLASFYERAGRVKCLGNPEREGSVSIVGAVSPPGGDFSDPVTSATLGIVQVFWGLDKKLAQRKHFPSVNWLISYSKYTRALDEYYDKHFPEFVPLRTKAKEILQEEEDLAEIVQLVGKASLAETDKITLEVAKLIKDDFLQQNGYTPYDRFCPFYKTVGILSNMIAFYDMARHAVETTAQSDNKITWAMIREHMGETLYKISSMKFKDPVKDGEAKIKAEFAQLHEDMQNSFRTLEE